A DNA window from Pogona vitticeps strain Pit_001003342236 chromosome 2, PviZW2.1, whole genome shotgun sequence contains the following coding sequences:
- the LOC110091188 gene encoding carbohydrate sulfotransferase 5-like, with protein sequence MLIRISNIQILIISALLLLLFLLLSSSSWRQFEPHRQGGVSSPTRTHVLLLSSWRSGSTFAGQLFSQNPDVFYLMEPAKHVWASMPWGSPELLHGPVRDVLYSVFLCNMEALTSHMKHHSKVSHLFMWPMSRGLCSPPACEAFERSDIVDVKECKAQCGHIPFQKISEACATYSHIVVKAVRVFQMEALYPLLIDPALHLHIIHLVRDPRAVYASRKTVSLLPDDLLISHTLNTTPSTQEIMSRICHSQAEMYLMTLSYMPQALRRRYLLTRYEDLVADPLGHLHKWYHFTGLTSSRRLEAWVYNITHWSTDSHEVEPLAIQKKSQMVSQAWREQLSYQEVQEVQVICREAMEVFGYKQVESEQEQRDLTLDLVLPRRKKRT encoded by the coding sequence ATGCTCATTCGAATCAGCAATATCCAAATTCTCATTATCTCTgcattgctcctcctcctcttcctcctcctctcctcctcctcttggagACAGTTTGAGCCCCATCGCCAAGGAGGTGTCTCATCTCCAACCAGGACCCATGTGTTGCTCCTTTCCAGCTGGCGATCAGGGTCAACCTTTGCTGGGCAACTCTTCAGCCAGAACCCAGATGTCTTCTATCTGATGGAACCAGCCAAGCATGTGTGGGCCAGCATGCCCTGGGGAAGTCCTGAACTCCTCCACGGGCCTGTGAGGGATGTGCTGTACTCGGTCTTCCTTTGCAACATGGAAGCTCTCACGTCCCACATGAAACACCACAGCAAAGTTTCTCATCTCTTCATGTGGCCCATGAGCCGAGGTCTCTGCTCACCTCCAGCCTGTGAGGCCTTTGAGCGCTCGGATATTGTGGACGTCAAGGAATGCAAAGCCCAATGTGGCCACATCCCCTTCCAGAAGATTTCTGAAGCTTGTGCCACCTACAGCCATATTGTggtgaaggcagttcgtgtcttCCAGATGGAAGCACTTTATCCGCTCCTGATCGATCCTGCACTCCACCTTCATATTATCCATTTGGTCAGGGACCCCCGAGCAGTTTATGCTTCCCGAAAGACGGTTTCTCTTCTCCCTGACGATCTGCTTATCAGCCACACCCTCAACACCACCCCTAGTACCCAAGAGATCATGAGCAGGATCTGCCATAGCCAGGCTGAGATGTACCTCATGACCTTGTCCTATATGCCTCAAGCCTTGAGGAGGCGGTATCTCTTAACACGTTATGAAGACCTTGTGGCAGACCCTCTTGGGCACCTGCATAAGTGGTACCATTTCACTGGCTTGACCTCTTCCCGTAGGCTTGAGGCCTGGGTCTACAATATAACTCACTGGTCTACTGACAGTCATGAGGTGGAGCCACTGGCAATACAGAAAAAATCTCAGATGGTCTCTCAGGCTTGGAGGGAGCAGCTGAGTTACCAGGAGGTGCAAGAAGTTCAGGTCATCTGCAGAGAAGCCATGGAAGTCTTTGGGTATAAACAGGTGGAATCTGAGCAGGAGCAGAGAGACTTGACACTGGATCTTGTTCTTCCCCGGAGAAAAAAAAGGACATAA